A portion of the Bactrocera neohumeralis isolate Rockhampton chromosome 2, APGP_CSIRO_Bneo_wtdbg2-racon-allhic-juicebox.fasta_v2, whole genome shotgun sequence genome contains these proteins:
- the LOC126767768 gene encoding protogenin → MAMCLLQHSILVQLLIKYLLILCENGLLTTSKTTVNANGNKIISGPFMQLDKPETTRLLITKHYSHHYLPCYASIEKNYYYLSNDTNYFYTWYRNDQIVEAHSGRNEFKIYRNGTLRLPPTERAAGAYRCKINVNTTAILSVLITVEYPVLKRVTASTNITAEVGQPLVLDCPVVSVPPANISWFYGKVPLSKQFKDNRYLILANGTLVLRKLTLDAAGRYKCLAQNQFASKTLFRWAFNVFDDPTPTSHNDLLPSLQNATQYVPTGGSCLLHCYNQIDGPLIEWWYRSTLNNAALKISNHSNEIVIENASQLNQGYYSCISGRSNQTFHVIVTAPPVIVEPLISYEILITASLQFRCNATGNPRPVISWYHNGVPLKSSYTRYIVGNELHLHSFDPIEAGIYQCFARNIAGEVYSAGELRFRNKDDGLLLKNPLQNIRCYALSFNTINVTFESNFFESLFIVHIVQNNPHRWISPFAPMKLNHTSHLVISSHLPVYRPFELITRVLVPTSEIRLANKTQQQTILSSLRSPPVTCCTQGLLLHLVHMGNDTFVTWSQPELKGKKYFILQFSGNHTQPHPQQLLSQHLRGTVQHVDLTQEDVAQKLCDIEALNKAQTRAVLRSAQAGYIDNNSHVELEEEIFSLVVLSNVTGVLLENFNRIKLRVLIITRENEHLKQDFRYVQWKTIENDTNELANTPFRLSIVESRMLTFHFHEHFNESCVHACHWQIQFPIIRKEEPKCDQLPITNSQVVIRGLKPSERYRVNFFSCKTQTFYGQVDRQTLPDPPGTISNQRVIRHNGLKLLWDPPLQPNGKIHHYNILWTLGNVTHEVNVLDCTACSFKFPNISETAKINVTVRVVGETGVGAPIFIDLRSISHHSLEIECPSSESEVYSGIIIGSLLSVVCVVVFALLIIFQRRRYKARTQGPTHLSSPSEMNFGNLNNPSIPSESAGGLSGSTFQQDCHEMQTLIPKSGRYVDIHAARPKEYQTTQLPNGNGNGNVVRRQLTVEVEPNPNVTQHDYELDGRANVSQLPLCSSTPEKAPPDGAHPFFIPFKQTPPNTVATALPKHSSSSNYANNGGDAGAGDASGYVVPPNTLPLMSTPPTTLALGVAGQQRSGSFSSSSCGGSSGPNGSRSSSNSSKKQFHANYSKHSKSNDVICLLADEEVAATLTPTSEAAVALALTNGFKAATVARTTASAAVAGDARIATTKAGAGQKPAMLTTTIATMHAPNQKSTSTILVSPANQLKRGASVKLKKSTADNNKSRNNSIVPAFGSMAVTGKATAATAASANPWSTTAPPFTAAATSASTSASSSNSNAFSVAFSGAHRRLNVDPNG, encoded by the exons TTAACGCCAACGGTAATAAAATCATCTCTGGACCATTTATGCAACTCGACAAACCAGAAACAACACGATTATTAATCACCAAGCACTACTCACATCATTATCTGCCGTGCTACGCCAGCATCGAGAAGAACTACTACTATCTTAGCA ACGATACAAATTACTTTTACACCTGGTATCGCAATGACCAAATTGTGGAGGCTCACAGCGGACGGAACGAGTTCAAAATCTATCGCAATGGCACGTTACGCCTACCGCCCACTGAGCGCGCCGCTGGCGCTTACCGCTGCAAAATCAACGTCAACACTACGGCCATACTTTCGGTGCTCATCACAGTGGAATATCCGG tgCTCAAACGCGTAACGGCTTCTACAAACATTACCGCTGAGGTGGGTCAACCACTCGTACTCGACTGCCCGGTCGTAAGTGTGCCACCGGCAAATATTAGCTGGTTCTATGGAAAAGTACCGTTATCAAAGCAATTCAAAGACAACAG GTATTTAATACTTGCCAATGGCACACTGGTGTTACGGAAATTGACTCTGGACGCAGCGGGGCGTTACAA aTGCTTAGCGCAAAATCAGTTTGCCTCCAAGACGCTGTTCCGGTGGGCCTTCAATGTGTTCGATGATCCTACACCCACTAGCCATAATGACCTCTTACCCAGTCTGCAAAATGCGACGCAGTACGTTCCAACAGGTGGCAGCTGTCTGTTACATTGTTATAATCAGATCGACGGGCCGCTGATTGAGTGGTGGTATCGGAGCACATTGAATAATGCGGCGCTGAAGATCAGTAATCACAGTAACGAAATTGTTATAGAGAATGCAAGCCAGTTAAATCAAGGTTACTACAGCTGCATAAGTGGGCGAAGTAATCAG ACTTTCCATGTAATCGTGACCGCACCGCCGGTGATCGTCGAGCCACTTATCTCCTATGAAATACTGATAACCGCTTCTTTGCAATTTCGTTGCAACGCCACCGGCAATCCCCGGCCGGTAATAAGCTGGTATCACAATGGGGTTCCTCTCAAAAGTTCCTACACACGCTACATTGTTGGCAACGAACTGCATTTACACTCCTTCGATCCGATTGAGGCGGGCATATATCAATGCTTCGCACGAAATATCGCCGGAGAGGTGTACAGTGCGGGCGAGTTGCGTTTCCGCAACAAAGACGATGGTTTGCTGCTGAAGAATCCACTGCAGAATATACGCTGCTATGCGCTCAGCTTTAATACGATCAATGTGACTTTTGAAAGCAACTTTTTTGAG TCGCTCTTCATTGTGCACATTGTGCAGAATAATCCGCATCGTTGGATCTCCCCATTCGCGCCGATGAAACTAAATCATACCTCACATTTGGTCATCTCAAGCCACCTACCCGTTTACCGTCCCTTTGAGCTGATCACACGCGTACTAGTGCCGACCTCGGAGATACGCTTGGCCAACAAGACACAACAACAGACAATACTCAGCTCATTAAGAAGCCCACCGGTGACATGCTGCACGCAGGGCT TGCTCTTACATTTGGTGCACATGGGCAATGATACCTTTGTCACTTGGTCACAGCCGGAATTGAAGGGCAAGAAGTATTTTATACTCCAATTCTCCGGCAATCACACACAACCGCATCCGCAGCAATTGCTTAGTCAGCATCTACGTGGTACTGTGCAGCACGTGGACCTCACACAGGAGGATGTCGCTCAGAAGCTCTGTGATATTGAAGCGCTCAATAAAGCACAGACGCGTGCGGTCTTGAGGAGCGCTCAGGCAGGTTATATTGATAACAACAGTCATGTGGAATTGGAGGAGGAAATTTTTAGTTTGGTAGTGTTGTCCAATGTAACGGGTGTTTTGTTGGAGAATTTCAATCGCATAAAATTACGTGTCCTAATTATCACGCGTGAAAATGAACATCTAAAGCAGGACTTTCGCTATGTGCAATGGAAAACG ATCGAGAACGACACCAACGAGCTCGCCAACACACCGTTTCGTCTCAGCATAGTGGAGTCACGCATGCTTACCTTTCACTTTCATGAACATTTCAATGAATCGTGTGTACACGCGTGTCACTGGCAGATACAGTTCCCCATTATACGCAAAGAGGAGCCGAAATGTGACCAACTGCCGATAACCAATTCACAAGTGGTTATACGCGGTCTCAAGCCATCCGAGCGTTATCGTGTGAATTTCTTCAGCTGCAAAACACAAACATTCTATGGACAAGTGGATAGACAAACATTGCCCGATC CACCGGGAACGATCAGCAATCAACGCGTTATACGACACAATGGCCTAAAACTGCTTTGGGATCCGCCTTTGCAGCCCAACGGCAAAATTCACCACTACAACATACTGTGGACCTTGGGTAATGTGACACACGAGGTCAACGTTTTGGACTGTACTGCATGTTCCTTTAAG TTTCCGAACATCTCCGAGACGGCGAAAATCAATGTAACTGTACGCGTTGTCGGCGAAACCGGTGTGGGCGCACCGATTTTCATTGACTTGCGTAGCATAAGTCACCATTCGCTGGAGATTGAATGCCCTTCAAGCGAATCAGAGGTCTATAGCGGCATTATTATCGGCTCACTGCTCTCTGTGGTTTGTGTAGTTGTCTTCGCCTTGCTTATCATATTTCAAAGACGACGCTATAAGGCGCGCACACAAGGACCCACACATCTCAGTTCGCCATCAGAGATGAATTTCGGTAATCTGAATAATCCCAGTATACCCAGTGAAAGTGCTGGTGGTTTAAGCGGCAGCACCTTCCAGCAGGATTGCCACGAAATGCAGACGTTGATACCGAAAAGTGGACGTTATGTCGACATACATGCCGCGCGTCCAAAAGAATACCAAACCACGCAACTACCGAATGGCAATGGTAACGGTAATGTTGTGCGACGTCAACTCACTGTCGAAGTGGAGCCAAATCCCAATGTCACACAGCACGATTATGAGTTGGATGGGCGGGCGAACGTATCACAGCTGCCGTTGTGCAGCTCAACGCCGGAGAAAGCACCACCGGATGGTGCACATCCCTTTTTCATACCTTTCAAGCAGACGCCGCCCAATACCGTGGCCACGGCGCTGCCCAAACATAGTTCCTCAAGTAATTATGCCAATAATGGCGGTGACGCTGGCGCGGGTGATGCAAGCGGTTATGTCGTGCCGCCCAACACGTTGCCACTCATGTCAACGCCACCAACCACGCTGGCGCTCGGCGTAGCCGGCCAACAGCGCAGCGGCAGTTTTAGCAGTAGCAGCTGTGGTGGTAGTAGTGGTCCTAACGGTAGTCGTAGTAGTAGTAATAGTAGTAAAAAACAGTTCCATGCGAATTACTCCAAACATTCCAAATCGAATGATGTGATCTGTTTGCTCGCGGACGAAGAGGTCGCGGCAACATTGACGCCCACCAGCGAAGCTGCCGTAGCGTTGGCACTAACAAATGGTTTCAAGGCAGCAACAGTAGCCAGAACAACAGCGAGTGCGGCAGTGGCAGGCGATGCTAGAATAGCAACAACTAAGGCAGGCGCTGGGCAA aaGCCTGCAATGCTGACCACAACTATTGCCACCATGCATGCGCCCAACCAAAAAAGTACTTCTACAATTCTAGTTAGTCCCGCCAATCAGCTGAAACGCGGCGCTTCGGTTAAGCTGAAAAAATCCACTGCGGACAATAATAAGTCGCGCAACAATTCCATAGTTCCTGCCTTTGGATCGATGGCTGTCACGGGCAAAGCCACTGCTGCTACGGCCGCGTCAGCTAATCCCTGGTCCACTACGGCGCCGCCGTTTACCGCGGCTGCAACGTCAGCGTCTACGTCGGCGTCGAGCAGTAATAGCAATGCTTTTAGTGTGGCGTTCAGCGGCGCGCATCGTCGTCTCAACGTGGACCCGAACGGTTGA